ctcttttcccatctacctcttactctaactgtagctacaactaaataatgatccgatatctcagttgcccctctataaacatgtacatcctggagcctacccttcaacattttatccaccaatacttaATCTAATAaactatgggaacaaattcggtcagtactggcacctgaacatacttctggaatgaaataatatcgtaaaccgggggtccactgtatatagttctactggcctagaatctgtattgatagccactggatggtgaaacctctacaataaagatacccagatgttgcacatgtctgttTTCATTCTGTATTTATAATTTTTTGCATTAAgaaaaaattttctgttatagTGCAGTTAACAGTGTACCCATCTTGTATCTGGCCACACAGTGCATAGGGACATTCAGTAAAATGTACTGTGTGAAAATGTCTTGTGAAATATCTTTGTGAAAGCTGTAATTTTGTTTAAGAAAGATTTTAGACAGCGTGCTTTGTCCACAGGGCAAAACCTCAGAGAGTCCCAGGAAAACTGGTACAGGGAGGAGAGGCAAGATAAGTAGAGGAACAAGGGGAGCAGTGTGTAGAATGACCAGACAAATGCCTACAGCCAGCAGGTTGGACTCGCCCAAGGTAATatttaaattctttactttatatCTTTGTACTAGATTTCCCATCTCctgccaaggtagggtgacccagagGAGGAATCAGACATCACTTTCAGTTGTCattttgccagaagtgtgcaagTGTCACACTTTATAAGACTCCATATTGCAACATCCTTGCTAATCCACGCTAATAAGAATCTTAAAAGGAGAACACGCATTTAAAAGTATTTTTCAGGGGCATCTAGTGACTAAATTCATCTGGGGCTAGCTAGCATTTTCTTATAATTACATTCtacgttctgttggagtgtgatcagggtaatatttagtgaagggattcagggaaaccctcctttaaagtgcaggcattgtacttcccatttccaggactcaagtccgactatatgaaaataaccggtttccctgaatcccttcactaaatattaccctgctcacactccaacagatcgtcaggtcccaagtatcattcgtctccattcactcctatttaacacgctcatgcacgcttgctggaagtccaagccccttgcccacaaaacctcctttaccccctctctccaaccctttcaaggacgacccctaccccgccttccttcccctatagatttatatgctttccatgtcattctactttgatccattctctctaaatgaccaaaccacctcaacaacccctcttctgccctctgactaatacttttattaactccacaccttttcctaatttccacactctgaattttctgcataatatttacaccacacattgcccttaaacaggacatctccactgcctccaaccgtctcctcgctgctgcatttaccacccaagcttcacacccatataatagtgttagtactactatactttcatacattcccttctttgcctccataaataacgttttttgactccacatatacctcaacgcaccactcaccttttttccctcatcaattctatgattaacctctttctttcataaatccattcgccgacacgtcaactcccaagtatctgaaaacattcacttcttccatactactactccccaatttgatatccaatttttctttatctaaatcatttgataccctcatcaccttactcttttctatgttcactttcaactttctacctttatacacattcccaaactcatccactaacctttgcaatttttctttagaatctcccataagcacagtatcatcagcaaaaagtaactgtgtcaattcccattttgaatttgattccccaaaatttaatcccacccctctcccgaacaccctagcatttacttcctttacaacctcatctataaatatattaaacaaccatggtgacattacacatccctgtctaagacctatttttaccgggaagtagtctccctctcttctacacaccctaacctgagcctcactatccttataaaaactctttacagcatttaataacttaccacctattccatatacttgcaacatctgccacattgctcctctatccactctatcataagccttttctaaatccataaatgcaataaaaacttccctatctttatctaaatactgttcacatatatgcttcaatgtaaacacctgatctacacatcccctacccactctaaaacctccttgctcatccgcaatcctacattctgtcttacctctaattctttcaattataaccctaccgtacacttttcctggtatactcagtaaacttattcctctataatttttacagtctcttttgtcccctttccctttatataaaattataaagggactatacatgctctccaccaatccctaggtaccttcccctctttcatacatttattaaacaaaagtaccaaccactccaacactatatcttcccctgcttttaacatttctgtcatgatcccatcagttccagctgctttaccccctttcattctacgtaatgcctcgcgtacctcccccacacttacattctgctcttcttcactcctaaaagatggtatacctccctgaccagtgcatgaaattactgcctctctttcttccttaacatttaaaagttcctcaaaatattctcgccatctacctaatacctccatctccccatctactaactcccctactctgcttttaactgacaaatccatactttccctaggctttcttaacttgtttaactcactccaaatttttttcttattttcattaaaatttcttgacagtgcctctcccactctatcatctgctctccttttgcactctctcaccactctttacctttcttttactctccatatactctgctcttcttataacgcttctgctttatttatttatttattttatttatttatttagacaTCACACTTTTGAGGAAAAGCTGAATGGCTAATTACATTTAATCTTTAATTCTAGGAGAATTTTGTggaaaatgaagaaaaaaaaattgcagtgAAATCGGTAGCAGTGTGTGATGAGGACCCTCTGGAGGGTTCCAGCTGGTGGTACACTGACCTTACAGCAAACCGCTCTACTGGCAGCTCAAGAGGACGGAGTAGAGGTGGCCGAAGAGGGAGAATAAAGACTGGTACTGGCTCTTCCTCATGGCAGTCCAGTCGTGGTGAGCTGGAGTCTTCGACTGATAGTGAAAATGATAATCTAACAGAGAGTTCAAAGAGCAGTAAAGGTGCTTCTTGTGAAGATCCATTTCCTACAGTGACACCAGTGATAGAAGCTTCAGCTAATACTTTAGACCATAGTTATTTAGCTTCTCCAGCTACCATGCTGTGTAGGCTGGAGAAATTAGAGGCTAGAGCTGGCCGTCGATCAAAAGCACGATCTCGAGGGTGTTCGCAGAGTGTAGACAGGGCGAAACTAAATGAAACCATCCCTGAGAAGCAGAAAAGAACTTTATTGCCAAGTCAAGAAGTGCAAAGGAACACAGATGAGAAAAATGATGTTGCAAAAAATGATTTGTCTTTGAATCTCCATTTAGAAGAAATAGTTGAAAGTGATCAAGAGCCTGGCAATATATCTCACCACCAAAACACCCTCTCCATGCCCCCACCACCAAGTCTTCCATTTCCCAGCCAGCAGGTAGATTGGATGAATGATAATAACTTAACATGTTTGCATAATGTGAGCATGGATATCACTGAGCCTATTTCAAAAATCCTTGCTCGTGTTGCGGCTGATGCCTCCAAGGAAGAGCAGAATGGCAAGGAGGCACAGATGGAGAAGAGATTCTTTAAGGCTCAGTCAAGAGAACAATCTGAAGTCGAGGCAGAAGTAGCAGAAAAAACTCCATTTGATGTGTCACTAATGGATGCAACTCATGTCAATATTCCTCCATATTCTTCACAGAGGACTATTGAAAAGGAAAATTTGCCGCCACAGTTTGAAAATCACAGTCATACAAAAGAAACTCCTGAAATATCTGTGAGTTTACGAAAAGTATCTATTGTTCTTGAGGATGTATTGAAGAGTCCCAGAGAAGCTGCAGAGAAGTACACACCAACAGTTAGCTTTTCTGAAACATCATCATGCTCTGGAAACTCTGAAAGTGTATCTAATGGAAAGATGAGAAAGAATCATCAAAAGTCTACTTCAGAAAGCTCAGTGAAAAAAGCATCTGTAAGAAGAAAGATGTTAAGGTATTCCTTAAAAGATAAGTGCAGAGAGGAAGACAGTGAAGATAAGGAGGAAGACGAGTTGTGGAGGCCTGGCATCAAAAAATACAAAACCTATAAACAAAGGAGGACATTCTCGAGAAAGGCACAGACAAAAAAATCTCTTGCCGGTAGAAAAAGATCGCCTGTAATTGATAGTGAAACTTTTAAAAAATCACTTGGTAAAAGAATGAATGAGAATGATTCTGAATCTACAAGAACAACACCAGATATTAGCCTTGACGAAGATGAAATAAGTGAAGACCTCATTAATAAAGAAAATCAAGATAACAGAGGAGCAGGAAGTGTGATATTGAGTAAAACCACAGAATCCCAGTGTATAACTCCAAACACTTCTTTGACTTCCTGCTATGTTAAAGTTCATCGGACGAGTATTAAAAATATCAAAGAACCCATTGATAGCCCAGATGTGTCTCTGCAGCTGAAACTTGATGATAGTCAATTTCCGTTATCACCAATAACGCCCTTCAAGTCCAAAAAAAGCAGAGAGAAAATAACAAACATTGAAAATGGGATAAGGAAGGCCCTGGATCAGTCACCTATATCAGGTAGGTGGCTGAATGCAGTAGAATTGAGTATGTATTTGTATTTGTTCATACATGCACAAGATAAAATTTC
Above is a window of Cherax quadricarinatus isolate ZL_2023a chromosome 24, ASM3850222v1, whole genome shotgun sequence DNA encoding:
- the LOC128690923 gene encoding uro-adherence factor A isoform X1, encoding MGRALYPDSSVKMRAGAPGQEVEGMDGKEENEVKPVSAMRKMLKKKLERIKMQRCLRQYMAPASPGFDMAAVYELKLQKLKTNNQALAKALSEQKKETQHWYAELISLKGDLQECQEQLLRATDKDFEKAVEFQVEKRLREHCESINSAITTTMENVVMVVEGLTKAKKLAGGVLNSCRNRSSANSSNSLPRPSGSRLPLGPSSNNVSPRQSVVLPMVSGHVLQPAMVAIPKLNIMWSKKIQERTQAREERVVDMTVIGEQSSNIEEEEEEENLFENEEDTLGNAMEGGESSFRAKVNEDSDCLIDLTNEEKESSSPITSQRTRCRKRASVPEADVSESQGKTSESPRKTGTGRRGKISRGTRGAVCRMTRQMPTASRLDSPKENFVENEEKKIAVKSVAVCDEDPLEGSSWWYTDLTANRSTGSSRGRSRGGRRGRIKTGTGSSSWQSSRGELESSTDSENDNLTESSKSSKGASCEDPFPTVTPVIEASANTLDHSYLASPATMLCRLEKLEARAGRRSKARSRGCSQSVDRAKLNETIPEKQKRTLLPSQEVQRNTDEKNDVAKNDLSLNLHLEEIVESDQEPGNISHHQNTLSMPPPPSLPFPSQQVDWMNDNNLTCLHNVSMDITEPISKILARVAADASKEEQNGKEAQMEKRFFKAQSREQSEVEAEVAEKTPFDVSLMDATHVNIPPYSSQRTIEKENLPPQFENHSHTKETPEISVSLRKVSIVLEDVLKSPREAAEKYTPTVSFSETSSCSGNSESVSNGKMRKNHQKSTSESSVKKASVRRKMLRYSLKDKCREEDSEDKEEDELWRPGIKKYKTYKQRRTFSRKAQTKKSLAGRKRSPVIDSETFKKSLGKRMNENDSESTRTTPDISLDEDEISEDLINKENQDNRGAGSVILSKTTESQCITPNTSLTSCYVKVHRTSIKNIKEPIDSPDVSLQLKLDDSQFPLSPITPFKSKKSREKITNIENGIRKALDQSPISDGCQNANTKVQDREQQVESGSDTQEEHLAGEKNRYSPKGMKCITKGKRDGQQLDKQENMMKERDNIHELGQHGEGEQRLEDLFVQQIEHQRQQDKTQEEGQSRALSTVVAAVKSCEDQNKETLEPTVEKYEEPEILFLESPQPRKRRAAVKVTSFKEPSINRKMRRGAGSTVIISSTSSSKKSVRKSTTN
- the LOC128690923 gene encoding uro-adherence factor A isoform X2, which codes for MRAGAPGQEVEGMDGKEENEVKPVSAMRKMLKKKLERIKMQRCLRQYMAPASPGFDMAAVYELKLQKLKTNNQALAKALSEQKKETQHWYAELISLKGDLQECQEQLLRATDKDFEKAVEFQVEKRLREHCESINSAITTTMENVVMVVEGLTKAKKLAGGVLNSCRNRSSANSSNSLPRPSGSRLPLGPSSNNVSPRQSVVLPMVSGHVLQPAMVAIPKLNIMWSKKIQERTQAREERVVDMTVIGEQSSNIEEEEEEENLFENEEDTLGNAMEGGESSFRAKVNEDSDCLIDLTNEEKESSSPITSQRTRCRKRASVPEADVSESQGKTSESPRKTGTGRRGKISRGTRGAVCRMTRQMPTASRLDSPKENFVENEEKKIAVKSVAVCDEDPLEGSSWWYTDLTANRSTGSSRGRSRGGRRGRIKTGTGSSSWQSSRGELESSTDSENDNLTESSKSSKGASCEDPFPTVTPVIEASANTLDHSYLASPATMLCRLEKLEARAGRRSKARSRGCSQSVDRAKLNETIPEKQKRTLLPSQEVQRNTDEKNDVAKNDLSLNLHLEEIVESDQEPGNISHHQNTLSMPPPPSLPFPSQQVDWMNDNNLTCLHNVSMDITEPISKILARVAADASKEEQNGKEAQMEKRFFKAQSREQSEVEAEVAEKTPFDVSLMDATHVNIPPYSSQRTIEKENLPPQFENHSHTKETPEISVSLRKVSIVLEDVLKSPREAAEKYTPTVSFSETSSCSGNSESVSNGKMRKNHQKSTSESSVKKASVRRKMLRYSLKDKCREEDSEDKEEDELWRPGIKKYKTYKQRRTFSRKAQTKKSLAGRKRSPVIDSETFKKSLGKRMNENDSESTRTTPDISLDEDEISEDLINKENQDNRGAGSVILSKTTESQCITPNTSLTSCYVKVHRTSIKNIKEPIDSPDVSLQLKLDDSQFPLSPITPFKSKKSREKITNIENGIRKALDQSPISDGCQNANTKVQDREQQVESGSDTQEEHLAGEKNRYSPKGMKCITKGKRDGQQLDKQENMMKERDNIHELGQHGEGEQRLEDLFVQQIEHQRQQDKTQEEGQSRALSTVVAAVKSCEDQNKETLEPTVEKYEEPEILFLESPQPRKRRAAVKVTSFKEPSINRKMRRGAGSTVIISSTSSSKKSVRKSTTN